One Streptomyces drozdowiczii DNA segment encodes these proteins:
- a CDS encoding class I SAM-dependent methyltransferase, producing the protein MRPIGTATRGTTNPNRLRRMDRWIAATHGPALRRAGSPVAVDLGYGAAPWTAVELLERLRTAEPRTAVVGIEISPERVAAAQPYAREGLTFRHGGFEIPLPERPSLIRAANVLRQYDEGEVAGVWRRLCERLAPDGLLVEGTCDEIGRRHVWVALGPEGPRTVTFATRLGSLDRPSDLAERLPKALIHRNVPGERVHAFLRDFDRAWAAAAPYASLGARQRWITAVRALSGDWPLTDGVRRWRQGEVTVAWEALEPRGW; encoded by the coding sequence ATGCGCCCGATCGGCACCGCGACGCGCGGGACCACCAACCCGAACCGGCTGCGCCGCATGGACCGCTGGATCGCCGCCACGCACGGCCCCGCCCTGCGCCGCGCCGGGAGCCCCGTCGCCGTCGACCTCGGTTACGGGGCCGCGCCCTGGACCGCCGTCGAGCTCCTGGAGCGCCTGCGCACCGCCGAACCGCGCACGGCGGTGGTCGGCATCGAGATCTCCCCCGAGCGGGTCGCCGCCGCGCAGCCGTACGCGCGCGAGGGCCTCACCTTCCGGCACGGCGGCTTCGAGATCCCGTTGCCGGAGCGGCCCTCCCTGATCCGGGCGGCGAATGTGCTGCGCCAGTACGACGAGGGCGAGGTGGCCGGCGTCTGGCGGCGGCTGTGCGAGCGGCTGGCGCCGGACGGGCTGCTGGTGGAGGGCACCTGCGACGAGATCGGGCGCCGGCACGTGTGGGTGGCGCTGGGGCCGGAGGGGCCGCGCACGGTGACCTTCGCGACCCGGCTCGGCTCGCTGGACCGGCCGTCCGATCTCGCCGAACGGCTGCCGAAGGCGCTGATCCACCGCAACGTCCCGGGTGAGCGGGTGCACGCCTTCCTGCGCGACTTCGACCGGGCGTGGGCGGCCGCGGCACCCTACGCCTCGCTGGGGGCCCGGCAGCGCTGGATCACGGCGGTGCGGGCGCTCTCGGGCGACTGGCCGCTGACGGACGGGGTGCGGCGGTGGCGCCAGGGCGAGGTCACGGTGGCGTGGGAGGCGCTGGAGCCCCGGGGGTGGTGA
- the mshA gene encoding D-inositol-3-phosphate glycosyltransferase, translated as MTQYVSRLGSSRGAPRRRFPAGLTGSFTAGHRRPRRIAMLSVHTSPLHQPGTGDAGGMNVYIVELAKRLAAINIEVEIFTRSTTGGLPSAVDLAPGVLVRHIDAGPYEGLAKEELPAQLCAFTHGVMQAWAGQRPGYYDLVHSHYWLSGHVGWLAAQRWGVPLVHAMHTMAKVKNAALAEGDTPEPAARVIGETQIVDAADRLIANTAEEAGELVRFYDADPRAVAVVHPGVNLDRFRPGDGRAAARARLGLPQDALIPLFAGRIQPLKAPDVLLRAVAVLLDRDPSLRSRIVVPVVGGPSGSGLAKPEGLQKLAARLGIADVVRFHPPVGQDQLADWFRAASVLVMPSYSESFGLVAVEAQAAGTPVVAAAVGGLPVAVRDGVSGFLIPGHDPAAYAQALERFARAPELVARMGGAAAEHAERFGWDTAAAATAEVYSAAVQEHRRRTRTRV; from the coding sequence GTGACCCAGTACGTCTCTCGGCTCGGCAGCAGTCGTGGCGCACCGCGTCGCAGGTTCCCCGCAGGTCTCACCGGCTCCTTCACCGCCGGACACCGCAGGCCCCGCCGCATCGCGATGCTCTCCGTGCACACCTCCCCGCTGCACCAGCCGGGGACGGGCGACGCCGGTGGCATGAACGTGTACATCGTGGAGCTGGCCAAGCGGCTCGCCGCGATCAACATCGAGGTCGAGATCTTCACCCGCTCCACCACCGGAGGGCTGCCCTCCGCCGTGGACCTGGCGCCCGGTGTCCTCGTCCGGCACATCGACGCGGGTCCGTACGAGGGCCTGGCCAAGGAGGAGCTGCCCGCGCAGCTCTGCGCCTTCACGCACGGTGTGATGCAGGCGTGGGCCGGCCAGCGACCCGGCTATTACGACCTCGTCCATTCCCACTACTGGCTCTCCGGACACGTCGGCTGGCTGGCCGCGCAGCGCTGGGGCGTTCCCCTCGTGCACGCCATGCACACCATGGCCAAGGTGAAGAACGCCGCGCTCGCCGAGGGCGACACCCCCGAGCCCGCCGCCCGGGTCATCGGCGAGACCCAGATCGTGGACGCCGCCGACCGGCTGATCGCCAACACCGCCGAGGAGGCGGGGGAGCTGGTCCGGTTCTACGACGCCGATCCGCGGGCCGTGGCCGTCGTCCACCCCGGCGTCAACCTCGACCGCTTCCGCCCCGGCGACGGCCGGGCCGCCGCCCGCGCCCGACTCGGGCTTCCGCAGGATGCCCTGATCCCCCTCTTCGCGGGCCGCATACAGCCGCTGAAGGCCCCCGACGTGCTGCTGCGCGCGGTCGCCGTGCTGCTCGACCGGGACCCCTCGCTGCGGTCGCGGATCGTGGTGCCCGTCGTCGGCGGCCCCAGCGGCAGCGGCCTCGCGAAGCCGGAGGGGCTGCAGAAGCTCGCGGCCCGGCTGGGCATCGCGGACGTCGTACGGTTCCACCCGCCGGTCGGGCAGGACCAGCTCGCCGACTGGTTCCGGGCCGCGTCCGTGCTGGTCATGCCCTCGTACAGCGAGTCCTTCGGGCTGGTCGCGGTCGAGGCCCAGGCGGCCGGGACGCCGGTCGTCGCGGCGGCCGTGGGCGGCCTGCCGGTGGCCGTGCGCGACGGGGTCAGCGGCTTCCTGATACCCGGGCACGATCCGGCCGCGTACGCCCAGGCGCTGGAGCGGTTCGCGCGGGCGCCGGAGCTGGTCGCCCGGATGGGCGGGGCGGCGGCGGAGCACGCCGAGCGGTTCGGCTGGGACACGGCGGCGGCCGCCACCGCCGAGGTGTACTCGGCGGCCGTTCAGGAACACCGCAGGCGGACGCGCACCCGCGTGTGA
- a CDS encoding C40 family peptidase — protein sequence MYRRHCAAAAMTLVCALAVLASPVQAFAAPTPPESADGGGKSLEQVRAEIDELYLEAGAATDAYNLAEEKAKKQSGELVELAQSIVEGQAKIAALKNRAGAQAREEYRNAGLPPGARLMLSGDPQLFLDGISRTRQGQQATKGLLEELTRTQQDLETYTKDASTNWTKLEANRVKQAKAKKKINAQIAAAKKLESRLEKEERARLLEMEREAARQAQTAWLDSGALKEINRDASPLGKKAVAFATAQIGKPYVWGAEGPKSYDCSGLTSQAWAAAGRPIPRTSQEQWRLLPHIAIEDMRPGDLIIYHADATHVGMYVGNGQIIHAPRPGRDVTLAGAGSMQILGVVRPDA from the coding sequence GTGTACCGACGCCACTGTGCCGCCGCGGCGATGACTCTGGTCTGCGCGCTGGCGGTCCTCGCCTCGCCGGTCCAGGCGTTCGCCGCACCGACACCGCCGGAGTCCGCCGACGGCGGCGGGAAGAGCCTGGAACAGGTGCGCGCGGAGATCGACGAGCTGTACCTGGAGGCGGGCGCCGCCACGGACGCGTACAACCTCGCCGAGGAGAAGGCGAAGAAGCAGTCGGGCGAGCTGGTCGAGCTGGCGCAGTCGATAGTCGAGGGCCAGGCGAAGATCGCCGCCCTCAAGAACCGGGCCGGCGCCCAGGCCCGCGAGGAGTACCGCAACGCCGGGCTGCCGCCGGGCGCGCGCCTCATGCTCAGCGGCGACCCGCAGCTCTTCCTCGACGGCATCAGCCGCACCCGCCAGGGCCAGCAGGCCACCAAGGGGCTCCTGGAGGAACTGACCAGGACGCAGCAGGACCTGGAGACGTACACCAAGGACGCCAGCACCAACTGGACCAAGCTCGAAGCCAACCGCGTCAAGCAGGCCAAGGCCAAGAAGAAGATCAACGCGCAGATAGCGGCGGCGAAGAAGCTGGAATCGCGGCTGGAGAAGGAGGAGCGGGCCCGGCTTCTCGAAATGGAGCGGGAGGCGGCGCGGCAGGCGCAGACCGCGTGGCTCGACTCCGGCGCGCTGAAGGAGATCAACCGGGACGCGAGCCCGCTCGGCAAGAAGGCGGTGGCCTTCGCGACCGCGCAGATCGGCAAGCCGTACGTATGGGGCGCGGAAGGCCCCAAGTCGTACGACTGCTCCGGGCTGACGTCCCAGGCGTGGGCGGCGGCGGGCCGCCCGATCCCGCGTACCTCGCAGGAGCAGTGGCGGCTGCTGCCGCACATCGCGATCGAGGACATGCGCCCGGGCGACCTGATCATCTACCACGCCGACGCCACCCACGTCGGCATGTACGTGGGCAACGGCCAGATCATCCACGCCCCCCGCCCCGGCCGCGACGTCACCCTGGCGGGCGCGGGCTCCATGCAGATACTCGGCGTGGTCCGCCCCGACGCGTAG
- a CDS encoding YbjN domain-containing protein has product MADAPVPAKNEVTRAAQVLEASFADAGLDWESPAPGSYVVQLPGTRKLATTCSLIVGAHSLSLNAFVIRHPDENDAAVHRWLLERNLRLFAVSYAIDQLGDIYLTGKLPLSVVTPEEVDRLLGSVLEAADGAFNSLLEIGFATAIRKEYAWRVSRGESTRNLDAFAHLTQRPAD; this is encoded by the coding sequence ATGGCTGACGCACCCGTACCGGCGAAGAACGAGGTCACCCGGGCCGCCCAGGTCCTCGAAGCGAGCTTCGCCGACGCCGGGCTCGACTGGGAGAGCCCCGCACCCGGCAGCTACGTCGTCCAGCTCCCCGGCACCCGCAAGCTGGCGACCACCTGCTCACTGATCGTCGGCGCGCACAGCCTCTCGCTCAACGCCTTCGTCATCCGGCACCCCGACGAGAACGACGCGGCGGTCCACCGCTGGCTGCTGGAACGGAACCTGCGCCTGTTCGCCGTGAGCTACGCGATCGACCAGCTCGGGGACATCTACCTCACCGGCAAGCTGCCGCTGTCCGTCGTGACGCCCGAGGAGGTGGACCGGCTGCTCGGCTCCGTGCTGGAGGCGGCGGACGGCGCCTTCAACTCCCTGCTGGAGATCGGCTTCGCGACCGCGATCCGCAAGGAGTACGCCTGGCGGGTCTCGCGCGGCGAGTCCACGCGCAATCTCGACGCCTTCGCGCACCTCACCCAGCGCCCGGCGGACTGA
- a CDS encoding DUF2516 family protein, translating into MLLEGFNSFLGLLYTAMLVLAVVALVMALMVREDAYRAADKQKKSFWLIILGVAVAVNLWVPWLFLQLAGLIATIVFFVDVRPALKAVTGGGRRRGGSSSDGPYGPYNGGR; encoded by the coding sequence ATGTTGCTCGAAGGCTTCAACTCGTTCCTCGGGCTGCTCTACACGGCCATGCTCGTCCTCGCCGTGGTCGCTCTGGTCATGGCCCTGATGGTCCGCGAGGACGCCTACCGCGCCGCGGACAAGCAGAAGAAGTCGTTCTGGCTGATCATCCTCGGCGTCGCGGTGGCGGTGAACCTCTGGGTGCCGTGGCTCTTCCTCCAGCTCGCCGGGCTGATCGCCACGATCGTCTTCTTCGTGGACGTACGGCCCGCCCTCAAGGCCGTCACCGGCGGCGGCCGCCGGCGCGGCGGCTCCAGCAGCGACGGCCCCTACGGCCCCTACAACGGCGGGCGTTGA
- a CDS encoding PP2C family protein-serine/threonine phosphatase: protein MPVSVPQPCSAPAAENSSGAGLTLLFIEDDPAGTFTAPELSAAAGARVRIRAARNLTEAGRLLTDDVDCILLDLALPGGAEARGDGEGEEDRLATLKHVLRIAPRHAVLALTAEDDAELAAEAVRVGAQDYLFRGELDSRLLSRAVRYAVERKRADVAQHQLTESRLRAQENARLERGLLPTPLLDGSDLRFAARYRPGRSRALLGGDFYDTVRTPDGTVHAMIGDVCGHGPDEAALGVELRIAWRALTLAGLCGDELLSTLQEVLEHERESEEIFATLCTVDIAPDGRRAGLCLAGHPAPLIARQGRAAQLLPYEDGGPALGLLPRARWPRRQVELGGSWSLMMYTDGLIEGRVGDGTQRLGQDGMVAMVNRQLAEGLTGEELLEAAVTQVRELNGGELTDDVAVLLLDRDQETARHRAPGGARSVHIPRPRPASPARAQRPPL from the coding sequence ATGCCCGTATCCGTACCGCAGCCGTGTTCCGCGCCCGCCGCGGAGAACAGCTCCGGCGCCGGCCTCACCCTCCTCTTCATCGAGGACGACCCTGCGGGCACCTTCACCGCCCCGGAACTCTCCGCCGCGGCCGGTGCCCGGGTCCGTATCCGTGCCGCCCGGAACCTCACCGAGGCGGGCCGGCTCCTCACCGACGACGTGGACTGCATCCTGCTGGACCTGGCCCTGCCGGGCGGCGCCGAGGCGCGGGGCGACGGGGAGGGCGAGGAGGACCGGCTCGCCACCCTCAAGCACGTCCTGCGGATCGCGCCCCGGCACGCCGTGCTCGCCCTCACCGCGGAGGACGACGCCGAGCTGGCCGCCGAGGCGGTCCGGGTGGGCGCGCAGGACTATCTCTTCCGGGGCGAGCTGGACAGCAGACTGCTGAGCCGGGCCGTCCGCTACGCCGTCGAGCGCAAACGGGCCGACGTCGCGCAGCACCAGCTGACCGAGTCCCGGCTGCGCGCCCAGGAGAACGCCCGGCTGGAACGCGGGCTGCTCCCGACCCCGCTCCTCGACGGCTCCGACCTGCGCTTCGCGGCCCGCTACCGCCCGGGCCGCAGCCGCGCACTGCTCGGCGGGGACTTCTACGACACGGTCCGCACCCCGGACGGCACGGTGCACGCGATGATCGGCGACGTCTGCGGCCACGGCCCGGACGAGGCCGCGCTCGGCGTGGAACTGCGCATAGCGTGGCGCGCGTTGACGCTGGCGGGGCTGTGCGGCGACGAGCTGCTGTCCACGCTCCAGGAGGTCCTGGAGCACGAGCGGGAGAGCGAGGAGATCTTCGCGACGCTCTGCACGGTGGACATCGCCCCGGACGGCCGCCGCGCGGGCCTCTGCCTGGCCGGACACCCCGCGCCGCTGATCGCCCGCCAGGGACGGGCGGCGCAGCTGCTCCCGTACGAGGACGGCGGACCGGCCCTGGGCCTGCTGCCGCGTGCGCGGTGGCCCCGCCGGCAGGTGGAGCTGGGCGGGTCGTGGAGCCTGATGATGTACACGGACGGCCTGATCGAGGGCCGGGTCGGCGACGGCACGCAGCGCCTCGGCCAGGACGGCATGGTGGCGATGGTCAACCGCCAGCTCGCCGAGGGGCTGACCGGCGAGGAGCTGCTGGAAGCGGCGGTCACCCAGGTGCGGGAGCTGAACGGCGGGGAGCTGACGGACGACGTCGCGGTCCTGCTGCTCGACCGCGACCAGGAGACCGCCCGGCACCGGGCCCCGGGCGGCGCGCGGAGCGTGCACATCCCGCGCCCGCGCCCGGCCTCACCGGCGAGGGCTCAACGCCCGCCGTTGTAG